The Nocardia sp. BMG111209 genome includes a window with the following:
- a CDS encoding sensor histidine kinase has protein sequence MFKARTGGVRTRILVIAFVPSLALLSIGVGTAGYLYSESRDAHDWLAVLGGTNQIGGPLVDAFQQERMQSIWLQSGQGDPAALAKARQQVDDALRAVAPIQQMVNNNAYGKRASYAEEGFNTLTASMPRMRAAVDAGAMPPDNIYGVFNQILDGVSGSSTGVVKDAPNPAITLEMQHGLQLLLALESLSRSIALTGVVLGGTPLSPAQLDDYRNQVGFYRTEMPPLATQLIGTDNDVAKSIVSSPAWQRLAAMEEWVIDPPLTKTGAIQPPPMSIADWRAAATDVSTRTLQVWEEESVKTNKAALDAVNRTSRNAALAGGGALAISVLAFAIAVLLANRLIGRLQRLRTQTLALAEQQLPDVTRRLAAGEQLDTTTLSATLDFGSDEVGQVARAFTQAHNAAIGAAITEARTREGVRAVFLNIAHRSQVVVHRLLEILDEAESQQEDPATLDTLFRLDHLATRERRNAENLIILGGGLPGRQWRRPVPLVEVVRSAVGETLDYVRVHAARIPDAHVVGAVVADLIHLLAELVDNATSFSPPQSNVMVTGSTVGRGVVLEISDQGMGMQPAEMDRVNGMLAEPPDFGVAALTSDSRLGLFVVAQLAGRHGISVRLTESDYGGVRAIVLIPVALVASPDTMAVDHLPDRFTRIPDPPATGEFPALAPWPVAAAAATTTGRHAAPVPSQYEPRGGRTGYPTRPPLPRRRKQASLAPELADVRNTEEGAQQPRSAEQTRNLFTAIDNGTRQGRREISSPPAGGQEGEGDLFQRR, from the coding sequence ATGTTCAAGGCGAGGACCGGCGGGGTACGCACCCGCATACTCGTGATCGCGTTCGTCCCGAGCCTGGCACTGCTGAGCATCGGTGTCGGCACGGCCGGTTATCTGTACTCCGAGAGCCGCGACGCCCACGATTGGCTGGCGGTACTGGGTGGCACCAACCAGATCGGCGGCCCCCTGGTGGACGCGTTCCAGCAGGAGCGCATGCAGTCGATATGGTTGCAGTCCGGGCAGGGCGATCCCGCCGCGCTGGCCAAGGCCCGGCAGCAGGTGGACGACGCCCTGCGCGCGGTCGCTCCGATCCAGCAGATGGTCAACAACAACGCCTACGGCAAACGCGCCTCCTACGCGGAGGAGGGGTTCAACACCCTGACCGCGTCGATGCCCCGGATGCGGGCGGCCGTCGATGCCGGGGCCATGCCCCCGGACAACATCTACGGCGTGTTCAACCAGATCCTCGACGGCGTCTCGGGCAGCAGCACCGGCGTGGTGAAGGATGCGCCCAATCCGGCGATCACACTCGAGATGCAGCACGGGCTGCAACTGCTGCTGGCGCTGGAATCGCTGTCGCGCAGCATCGCGCTGACCGGCGTCGTACTGGGCGGCACGCCGCTGTCGCCCGCGCAGCTGGACGACTACCGCAACCAGGTCGGCTTCTATCGCACCGAAATGCCGCCGCTGGCCACGCAGTTGATCGGGACGGACAACGACGTCGCCAAATCGATCGTGAGTTCCCCTGCCTGGCAACGCCTGGCGGCGATGGAGGAATGGGTCATCGATCCCCCACTCACCAAAACCGGTGCGATCCAACCACCCCCGATGTCGATCGCCGATTGGCGTGCGGCCGCGACCGACGTCTCCACCCGTACCCTGCAAGTGTGGGAGGAGGAGAGCGTCAAGACCAACAAGGCCGCGCTCGACGCGGTGAACCGCACCTCGCGCAACGCGGCGCTGGCCGGCGGTGGCGCGCTGGCGATCTCGGTGCTGGCCTTCGCGATCGCCGTCCTGCTGGCGAACCGGCTGATCGGCCGGCTGCAGCGGCTGCGGACGCAGACGCTCGCGCTGGCCGAGCAGCAACTGCCCGATGTGACCCGCCGGCTCGCCGCGGGTGAACAGCTCGACACCACCACGCTGTCCGCGACCCTGGACTTCGGCTCCGACGAGGTCGGTCAGGTGGCCCGCGCGTTCACCCAGGCGCACAACGCCGCGATCGGCGCCGCGATCACCGAGGCGCGGACCCGCGAGGGTGTGCGCGCGGTCTTCCTGAACATCGCGCACCGCAGCCAGGTGGTGGTGCACCGGCTGCTGGAGATCCTCGACGAGGCCGAATCGCAGCAGGAGGATCCGGCGACGCTGGACACCCTGTTCCGGCTCGACCACCTGGCCACCCGGGAGCGGCGCAACGCGGAGAATCTGATCATCCTCGGCGGCGGCCTGCCCGGCCGGCAGTGGCGCCGTCCGGTGCCGCTGGTGGAGGTGGTGCGCAGCGCGGTCGGCGAAACCCTCGACTACGTCCGGGTACACGCCGCCCGGATCCCCGACGCGCATGTGGTCGGCGCGGTGGTGGCCGACCTCATCCACCTGCTCGCGGAGCTGGTCGACAACGCCACCTCGTTCTCGCCACCGCAGTCGAACGTGATGGTCACCGGTTCGACGGTGGGCCGCGGCGTGGTGCTCGAGATCTCCGATCAGGGCATGGGGATGCAACCCGCGGAGATGGACCGGGTCAACGGGATGCTGGCCGAGCCACCGGATTTCGGGGTCGCGGCGCTGACCTCCGATTCCCGGCTCGGCCTGTTCGTGGTGGCCCAGCTGGCCGGCCGGCACGGAATCTCGGTGCGGCTCACCGAATCCGACTACGGCGGGGTACGCGCGATCGTGCTGATCCCGGTGGCGCTGGTCGCGTCGCCGGACACTATGGCGGTCGATCATCTGCCGGACCGGTTCACCCGCATCCCCGATCCGCCGGCCACCGGCGAATTCCCCGCTCTCGCACCGTGGCCGGTGGCCGCCGCGGCGGCCACCACCACGGGCCGGCACGCGGCGCCGGTCCCGTCGCAGTACGAGCCGCGGGGCGGCCGCACCGGGTATCCGACCCGGCCGCCGCTGCCCCGGCGGCGCAAGCAGGCCAGCCTCGCCCCGGAGCTCGCCGACGTCCGGAACACCGAAGAAGGTGCGCAGCAGCCACGCTCGGCCGAACAGACCCGTAATCTCTTCACGGCCATAGACAATGGAACCAGGCAAGGGCGGCGGGAGATCTCGTCTCCTCCCGCCGGAGGACAGGAAGGCGAAGGTGACCTCTTCCAACGCAGGTGA
- a CDS encoding DUF742 domain-containing protein, giving the protein MTRFGQPWFDDQAGPLVRPYAVTRGRTLGAGRELDMLTLVVTKSSSNPLRRPEPEYVEILRLCHVPQSVAEVSAVLRLPLAVTKILVGDLIHDGHLSFRAPVGDTGPLDLSMLRAVLDGIRKL; this is encoded by the coding sequence ATGACGCGCTTCGGTCAGCCGTGGTTCGACGACCAGGCCGGTCCGCTGGTCCGTCCGTACGCGGTCACGCGCGGCCGCACCCTCGGGGCGGGCCGGGAACTGGACATGCTGACGCTGGTGGTGACGAAGTCGTCGTCGAATCCGTTGCGGCGTCCCGAGCCGGAGTACGTGGAGATCCTGCGGCTGTGCCATGTGCCGCAGTCGGTGGCCGAGGTGTCGGCGGTACTGCGACTGCCGTTGGCGGTGACCAAGATTCTCGTCGGTGATCTGATCCACGACGGGCATCTGAGCTTCCGGGCGCCGGTCGGCGACACCGGTCCGCTGGACCTGTCGATGCTGCGTGCGGTACTCGACGGTATCCGGAAACTGTAG
- a CDS encoding roadblock/LC7 domain-containing protein, producing MTSSNAGDLNWLLDDLVDRLAGVRFAVVHSTDGLLLGRCTSMSREDAEHFAAMSATLYGLARSAGNRFDGGGVRQAVVELDRAVLFVTSAGDNACIALQASETANVGMVAYEMNLTVARVGQHLSTETRVGPGEHVEHRLS from the coding sequence GTGACCTCTTCCAACGCAGGTGATCTGAACTGGCTGCTCGACGATCTCGTCGACCGGCTGGCCGGGGTGCGGTTCGCGGTGGTGCATTCCACCGACGGACTGCTGCTGGGCCGCTGTACGTCGATGAGCAGGGAGGATGCCGAACACTTCGCGGCGATGTCGGCGACGCTGTACGGGCTGGCGCGGTCGGCGGGCAACCGGTTCGACGGCGGCGGGGTACGGCAGGCCGTGGTCGAACTGGACCGGGCGGTGCTGTTCGTCACCTCCGCCGGTGACAACGCGTGTATCGCCCTGCAGGCCAGCGAAACCGCGAATGTGGGCATGGTGGCGTACGAGATGAATCTGACCGTGGCGCGGGTGGGGCAGCATCTGTCGACGGAGACCCGGGTCGGTCCGGGCGAGCACGTGGAGCACCGATTGTCATGA
- a CDS encoding LLM class F420-dependent oxidoreductase — MKIGVSLANFSFPLPVAEFASTVGDLARQADDEGFDSLWVMDHFFQIRVTGEPTEAPMPEAYTTLGFLAGRTERIRLGTLVTSVAYRHPGVLLKSATTLDVWSGGRTYFGVGAGAPFDPVPQGPGTGFEAEGLGIPFPPLARRFEQLEEVLQIAHRMWAGDETPYTGKHYRMARPLNSPNSVQRPHPPILVAGSGEKKTLRLVARYADACNLFDLPDAGFADNLTHKLGVLRKHCADLGRDYDSIEKTVASHVDTDGDRAEFLAHLRDLARLGLDHVLLTPPGPWTRERLTALAELLPEIHSY, encoded by the coding sequence ATGAAAATCGGCGTGAGTCTCGCCAACTTCTCCTTTCCGCTGCCCGTCGCCGAATTCGCTTCGACCGTCGGCGATCTCGCCCGGCAGGCGGACGACGAGGGCTTCGACAGCCTCTGGGTGATGGACCATTTCTTCCAGATCCGGGTCACCGGCGAGCCCACCGAGGCGCCGATGCCCGAGGCCTATACGACACTCGGCTTCCTGGCCGGCCGCACCGAGCGCATCCGGCTCGGCACCCTGGTCACCTCCGTGGCCTACCGGCATCCCGGTGTGCTGCTGAAGTCGGCCACCACACTCGATGTGTGGAGCGGCGGCAGAACGTATTTCGGCGTCGGCGCGGGTGCGCCGTTCGATCCGGTACCGCAGGGGCCGGGCACCGGTTTCGAGGCCGAGGGCCTCGGCATCCCGTTCCCGCCGCTGGCCCGGCGGTTCGAGCAGCTCGAGGAGGTGTTGCAGATCGCCCACCGGATGTGGGCCGGCGACGAAACCCCGTACACCGGAAAGCATTACCGGATGGCCCGGCCGCTGAACTCGCCGAATTCGGTGCAGCGGCCGCATCCGCCGATCCTGGTGGCGGGCAGCGGTGAGAAGAAGACCCTGCGCCTGGTCGCCCGCTACGCCGACGCCTGCAATCTGTTCGACCTCCCGGACGCGGGCTTCGCCGACAACCTGACCCACAAGCTCGGCGTGCTCCGCAAGCACTGCGCCGACCTCGGCCGCGACTACGACTCCATCGAGAAGACCGTCGCCTCCCATGTCGACACCGACGGCGACCGCGCCGAATTCCTCGCCCACCTGCGCGATCTCGCCCGCCTCGGTCTCGACCACGTGCTGCTGACCCCGCCGGGACCGTGGACCCGCGAGCGCCTGACCGCACTGGCCGAACTGCTGCCGGAGATCCACTCGTACTGA